The Betaproteobacteria bacterium genome includes a window with the following:
- a CDS encoding efflux RND transporter periplasmic adaptor subunit, producing the protein MSVSTRNRAASVLIIEKKILATSNGNKSFAVFYVLGFALLVVVAGAVWFFWKGKEAHQSEEVKTREAALAQGPKVAVVSAWKGPSTRKLVLVGEALPDKQATLYSKVSGYLAKISVDVGDRVKAGQFIAEIQSPEIDQQMNTLKAGIENKQRVLDRTKDLAAQGFFSKQSQDNAQTELNVAQSQLNELRTVSRFRVLNAPFDGVVTRRYADPGALVQNAATNQTSALPIVTIADISKLKVSVYVEQAEAPNIKPGLEVEIADAANAARKVKGKVSRVAAELDSRTRTLLTEVDFDNSKGEFVAGSFVNVILSIPATAFIEVPASALVSRDKKNFAAIVGADANVQLRPIEVAGTDGKVLRIASGVAEGDKVALSLPASVGDGAKVSPTPPPPGTPGPLAPAAAPPRPAKP; encoded by the coding sequence ATGAGCGTTTCGACGCGGAATCGCGCGGCGAGCGTTTTGATTATTGAGAAGAAAATCTTGGCGACTTCCAACGGAAATAAATCCTTCGCGGTTTTCTACGTTCTGGGCTTCGCATTGTTGGTCGTGGTGGCCGGCGCGGTCTGGTTCTTTTGGAAAGGTAAGGAAGCGCATCAATCCGAGGAAGTGAAGACCCGTGAGGCGGCCTTGGCGCAAGGGCCCAAGGTCGCCGTAGTCAGCGCGTGGAAGGGGCCAAGCACTCGCAAGCTGGTCTTGGTGGGCGAGGCCTTGCCCGATAAACAGGCCACGCTGTACTCCAAGGTCAGCGGCTATCTGGCGAAGATCTCGGTGGACGTGGGTGACCGCGTGAAGGCCGGGCAATTCATAGCCGAGATCCAATCTCCCGAGATCGACCAGCAAATGAATACGCTCAAGGCCGGTATCGAGAACAAGCAAAGAGTGCTCGATCGCACGAAGGATCTGGCGGCTCAGGGATTTTTCTCCAAGCAGTCTCAAGACAATGCGCAAACGGAACTCAACGTGGCGCAAAGCCAATTGAACGAACTGCGCACCGTGAGCCGTTTCCGCGTGCTGAACGCGCCTTTCGATGGGGTGGTGACCCGCCGCTATGCGGACCCAGGGGCGTTGGTGCAAAACGCCGCCACCAATCAGACTTCGGCACTGCCCATCGTGACGATCGCCGACATCTCCAAACTGAAAGTGTCGGTCTATGTGGAGCAAGCCGAGGCGCCCAACATCAAGCCAGGCTTGGAAGTGGAGATCGCCGATGCCGCCAATGCGGCACGCAAGGTGAAAGGCAAAGTGAGCCGCGTCGCCGCCGAGCTCGATTCCAGAACGCGCACCTTGCTGACGGAAGTGGATTTCGATAACAGCAAGGGCGAGTTCGTGGCGGGCAGCTTCGTCAACGTCATCTTGTCGATTCCCGCCACCGCCTTTATCGAGGTTCCCGCGAGCGCGTTGGTGTCGCGCGACAAGAAAAATTTCGCGGCCATCGTCGGCGCGGACGCGAACGTTCAATTGCGTCCCATCGAGGTGGCGGGCACCGACGGCAAGGTCCTGCGCATCGCCAGCGGCGTTGCCGAGGGCGACAAGGTGGCGCTAAGCCTGCCTGCCAGCGTGGGGGACGGCGCGAAGGTGAGTCCCACACCGCCGCCACCCGGAACTCCGGGACCTCTGGCGCCTGCTGCCGCGCCGCCACGGCCAGCCAAACCATAA
- a CDS encoding NAD-dependent epimerase/dehydratase family protein, with the protein MDINVAFWRGKRALVTGHTGFKGSWLTLWLKTLDAQVEGIALAPATQPNLYRLAVAPELPPDPWTDVRDSKAVARLLTSFQPEVIFHLAAQSIVRVSYDDPLATFATNVMGTANVLDGARSVPGLRAVVVVTSDKCYANEPSSQAFKESSALGANDPYSGSKACAAQRIGAPVPTGLLGNLQNRSFSANLRYRGKDRWIVVPRTRMVSQYRVGRQSPPVAPRLLLAAPGRNSIAWTSVLRLYRGTFRILGRVRALSRCLAEKAAAHQPDERPGTHANPGSHSLALLRARIRSRCDQFLHRHRTRAAGCLDSRCTGTQHGKTAPAQH; encoded by the coding sequence ATGGATATAAACGTGGCATTCTGGCGCGGAAAACGCGCCCTGGTCACGGGCCATACGGGCTTCAAGGGGAGCTGGCTAACCTTATGGCTAAAAACCTTGGACGCCCAAGTCGAAGGGATTGCCTTGGCGCCCGCGACGCAGCCCAATCTATACCGGCTTGCCGTGGCACCCGAACTTCCGCCGGATCCATGGACTGACGTCCGAGATAGCAAAGCGGTGGCGCGGTTGCTTACATCCTTCCAACCCGAGGTGATCTTTCACTTGGCCGCGCAATCCATTGTCAGGGTTTCCTACGATGATCCGCTGGCCACCTTTGCCACCAATGTGATGGGCACCGCCAACGTGCTCGACGGCGCGCGCTCAGTGCCTGGCTTACGTGCAGTGGTAGTGGTTACGAGTGACAAGTGCTACGCGAACGAACCCAGCTCGCAAGCGTTCAAGGAATCTTCGGCGCTTGGCGCGAACGACCCCTACTCTGGTAGTAAAGCTTGCGCGGCTCAACGAATTGGTGCGCCGGTACCAACCGGTTTGCTGGGCAACCTTCAGAACCGAAGCTTTTCGGCGAACCTTCGATACCGTGGCAAGGACCGATGGATTGTTGTTCCGAGAACTCGCATGGTCAGCCAATACCGTGTTGGAAGGCAAAGTCCGCCGGTTGCCCCTCGTCTATTGCTGGCGGCGCCTGGACGAAATTCAATTGCTTGGACATCCGTTCTACGCCTTTATCGAGGAACCTTCCGTATTCTTGGACGAGTTCGCGCGCTATCGCGATGCCTTGCTGAAAAGGCTGCGGCACACCAGCCCGATGAACGACCAGGCACTCACGCGAACCCTGGATCTCATTCATTGGCGTTACTTCGCGCGCGAATTCGATCTAGGTGCGATCAATTTCTTCACCGACACCGTACTCGCGCGGCCGGATGCCTCGATAGCCGATGCACAGGTACACAACACGGTAAAACCGCGCCTGCCCAACACTGA
- the rfbF gene encoding glucose-1-phosphate cytidylyltransferase: MKVVILAGGFGTRISEESHLKPKPMIDIGGRPVLWRVMKIFSAHGLNDFIICCGYKGYLIKEYFANYFLHMSDVTFDMRNNRMQVHENGAEPWKVTLVDTGEKTMTGGRLRRVRKYLGDEPFCFTYGDGLANVDVTKLIAFHGSQNTLATVTAVQPPGRFGALNFQTNKICDFEEKPNGDRGWVSGGFFVLSPRAFDYIGGDDTSWELEPLKTIARAGQLSAFVHSGFWQPMDTMRDRALLEELWASGAAPWKVWT, from the coding sequence TGATCGATATTGGCGGCCGGCCGGTGCTTTGGCGCGTCATGAAGATCTTCTCCGCCCATGGCCTGAATGACTTCATCATCTGCTGCGGTTACAAGGGATACCTCATCAAGGAGTACTTCGCCAATTACTTTTTGCACATGTCGGACGTGACCTTCGACATGCGAAACAATCGCATGCAGGTGCACGAGAACGGCGCCGAACCCTGGAAGGTCACCTTGGTGGATACGGGTGAGAAGACCATGACCGGCGGAAGGCTGCGGCGCGTTCGCAAGTATTTAGGCGATGAGCCCTTCTGCTTTACCTATGGGGACGGCTTGGCCAATGTTGACGTGACCAAACTCATCGCATTTCATGGCAGCCAGAATACCCTCGCCACGGTAACCGCCGTGCAACCGCCGGGCCGCTTCGGTGCGCTGAACTTCCAAACCAACAAGATCTGCGACTTCGAGGAAAAACCCAATGGCGATCGCGGCTGGGTAAGCGGAGGCTTCTTTGTGCTATCTCCCCGGGCCTTCGATTACATCGGCGGCGATGACACGTCATGGGAACTGGAACCCTTGAAAACCATTGCACGCGCCGGCCAACTTTCCGCCTTTGTGCATTCAGGCTTCTGGCAACCCATGGACACCATGCGCGACCGGGCGCTACTTGAAGAACTCTGGGCCAGTGGCGCCGCGCCCTGGAAAGTGTGGACATGA